AGGTGCGATAACACGAATGTCGTCCCCCTCAGAGTGAGAAAAACATCCTTTAGAGGAACGATATTGTAAAAATCGTCCGTCTCAGCAGGGGTTGCAGCCGGTCAAAGGAGCCGATAACGCTTTTGCATCGGTCACCTTGTATGATGGATGAAATCAACGAAAGGGTTTGTCTGATATATGCGTATCATCGGGAGGAACTGTGAGTATGGCGAACAAAGAGAGAAAGAATTTCTGAGACAGACCACTAGTTTCATCCTAAGGGCATCTCTTATGGACCTGTTTTCACCGATAGACACTGATTTTGTCCGATGTGCTTCCCATACGGACGTTTTTTGCTGCTCGACCCCTATATTTGCCCGTATGGACTTCTCTGCGGACAAAACTTTCGCATTATCCGTATGTTGTCTACATTCACCCGTTTTAAGGACCAAGCGCTCGCTTACCCAGTCTATTTGTCTACAAGCACAATCGATGATCATCAATTTTTCTCGCATGGATCGCTCGATGCAATCTCCAAGGCAATCATTGGTGAATGAATTTATAAAATATAACACTTGTCGGACCGAATGTAGCATGAACGCTCACGGGAATTCAGCAAAAAAAGCCGAGTAGATAAATACTCGACTTCACGCTTCTGGCAATGTTGCACGGATAAACTCCCGAAAAAGCGGTTGGGGACGTGTCGGTCTTGACAAAAATTCCGGATGGAATTGGGTGGCAACGAAAAAAGGATGGCCGCTCAATTCGATAATCTCCACCAGTCGGTTGTCGGGACTTTGTCCGGAAAAGATAAATCCTGCATTTTCAAAAGTTTCTCGGTAGGTGTTGTTAAACTCATAACGATGGCGGTGGCGTTCATATACAATTTCTTCGTCATAGGCCACTTTTGCAATCGTTCCGTCTTCGAGTTTGCAAGGGTATAATCCGAGGCGCAAGGTACCGCCTAAATCTTCCACCTCTTTTTGCTCCGGGAGCAGATCAATAATCGGGTGTCCCGGTTGCTCTACGAATTCCGCTGATGCTGCATCTTCGTGGCCGAGAACGTTTCGGGCGAATTCCACAGACGCAAGTTGCATGCCGAGGCAAATGCCGAAAAACGGTACGTGATTTTCACGGGCAAAGCGTATTGCATTTAGTTTCCCCTCGATCCCACGGTGTCCAAAACCATAGGGGACGAGAATACCGTCGACATCTTTGAACTGATCCGCAACATTCTCCCAAGTAATATCTTCGGAATTATACCAACGAATAGCGACAGCTGCATCATAGGTGTAACCGGCATGCTTAAGTGCTTCTACAATAGAAAGATAGGCATCCGGAAGCGCTACATATTTCCCGACAATGCCAATCGTAATTTTTTTGGAGAGATGGCTCACCCTGTTGACAAGCGCCTTCCAATCCTCCATATCCGCTTCAGGCTTTGGTGTCTCCATGTTTAAGTGCTCACACACGATGGAATCCAGTCTTTGTTCTTGTAAATCGAGCGTCACCTGATAGAGAATATCGGCGTTCCGGGACTCGATGACCGCGTGTTTATCAATGTCGCAAAACAGCGCGATTTTTTCTTTCATCGCCTCGGGCACAGGTTGTTCGGTACGGGCAACAATCACATTCGGCTGAATGCCGAGGGAGCGTAACTCCTTTACGCTATGTTGCGTCGGCTTCGATTTCATCTCACCGGCGGCTTCCAAAACCGGAATCAACGTACAATGGATATACATCACATTTTCAACGCCGGCATCGCTTTTCATTTGCCGAATCGCTTCAAGAAATGGCAGGCTTTCAATATCCCCGACGGTTCCTCCGATTTCCGTAATCACCACAT
The Salicibibacter kimchii DNA segment above includes these coding regions:
- a CDS encoding CTP synthase gives rise to the protein MSVKYIFVTGGVVSSLGKGIAAASLGRLLKNRGLNVTIQKFDPYINIDPGTMSPYQHGEVFVTDDGAETDLDLGHYERFIDINLNKNSNVTTGKVYSSVIRKERRGDYLGGTVQVIPHVTDEIKDRVYRAGEESNVDVVITEIGGTVGDIESLPFLEAIRQMKSDAGVENVMYIHCTLIPVLEAAGEMKSKPTQHSVKELRSLGIQPNVIVARTEQPVPEAMKEKIALFCDIDKHAVIESRNADILYQVTLDLQEQRLDSIVCEHLNMETPKPEADMEDWKALVNRVSHLSKKITIGIVGKYVALPDAYLSIVEALKHAGYTYDAAVAIRWYNSEDITWENVADQFKDVDGILVPYGFGHRGIEGKLNAIRFARENHVPFFGICLGMQLASVEFARNVLGHEDAASAEFVEQPGHPIIDLLPEQKEVEDLGGTLRLGLYPCKLEDGTIAKVAYDEEIVYERHRHRYEFNNTYRETFENAGFIFSGQSPDNRLVEIIELSGHPFFVATQFHPEFLSRPTRPQPLFREFIRATLPEA